The following are encoded in a window of Balaenoptera ricei isolate mBalRic1 chromosome 1, mBalRic1.hap2, whole genome shotgun sequence genomic DNA:
- the OTUD3 gene encoding OTU domain-containing protein 3 isoform X2 has translation MTIRRIERGVSPTCNCLFRALGDQLEGHSRNHLRHRQETVDYMIKQREDFEPFVEDDIPFEKHVASLAKPGTFAGNDAIVAFARNHQLNVVIHQLNAPLWQIRGTDKSNVQELHIAYRYGEHYDSVRRINDNSEAPAHLQTDFQMLHQDESNKREKIKTKGVDFEDDLRDEVEDAVQKVCNATGCSDFNLIVQNLEAENYNIESAIIAMLQMNQGKRNNAEENLESSGRVLKQCDPLWEEGDSGTRIFGNQGLNEGRTENDKSRASPSEENKANKNHLPKVTNKQRREQQRLEKKKRQEERHRHKALESRSSHRDNNRSEADASTQVTLVKTFAALNI, from the exons CAATTGCCTATTCAGAGCTCTTGGTGATCAGTTGGAGGGACACTCACGAAATCATCTCAGACACCGGCAAGAGACAGTGGACTACATGATAAAGCAGCGAGAAGATTTCGAACCCTTTGTAGAAGATGACATTCCTTTTGAGAAACATG TGGCCAGTTTGGCAAAGCCTGGAACATTTGCTGGCAATGATGCAATTGTAGCCTTCGCAAGAAATCATCAGTTGAATGTGGTGATTCATCAACTTAATGCCCCTTTGTGGCAG ATTCGTGGTACAGATAAGAGCAACGTGCAGGAGTTACACATTGCATATCGGTATGGAGAGCACTATGACAGCGTTCGGAGGATCAATGACAACTCAGAAGCACCTGCACATCTCCAGACTGAT TTTCAGATGCTTCATCAAGATGAAtcaaataaaagagagaagatcAAAACAAAGGGAGTCGACTTTGAAGATGACCTGAGAGATGAAGTAGAAGATGCTGTCCAGAAAGTTTGCAATGCAACTGGTTGTTCA GATTTTAATTTGATAGTCCAGAACCTGGAAGCTGAAAATTATAATATTGAATCTGCGATAATTGCCATGCTGCAGATGAACCagggaaaaagaaata ATGCAGAGGAGAACCTTGAGTCCAGTGGCCGAGTGCTGAAGCAGTGTGACCCTTTATGGGAGGAGGGTGACAGTGGCACCAGAATCTTTGGAAATCAGGGCTTAAATGAAGGCAGAACTGAAAACGATAAGTCTCGGGCCAGCCCtagtgaagaaaacaaagcaaataaaaatcacctcccaaag GTCACAAACAAACAGAGGCGAGAACAGCAGCGACTAGAGAAGAAGAAACGACAGGAGGAGAGGCACCGTCACAAAGCCCTGGAGAGCAGGAGTAGCCACAGGGACAACAACAGAAGCGAAGCAGACGCGAGCACCCAGGTCACCTTGGTGAAGACCTTCGCGGCTCTCAACATCTGA
- the LOC132348122 gene encoding group IIE secretory phospholipase A2-like, which translates to MKLPPLQTLLCLMVALTVGNLVQFGVMIERMKGKPALQYNDYGCYCGVGGSHRPVDQTDWCCHAHDCCYGSLEKLGCEPKLERYLFSASRHSIFCAGRTTCQQQTCECDKRAALCFRDNLGTYNRTYAHYPNKLCTGPTPPC; encoded by the exons atgAAGCTTCCCCCTCTTCAGACCTTACTTTGCCTCATGG TGGCCCTCACTGTCGGGAACCTGGTCCAGTTCGGGGTGATGATTGAGAGAATGAAGGGGAAGCCTGCACTGCAGTACAATGACTATGGCTGCTACTGTGGTGTCGGCGGCTCCCACCGGCCAGTGGACCAGACAGACTG GTGCTGCCACGCCCATGACTGCTGCTACGGGAGTCTGGAAAAGCTGGGCTGtgaacccaaattggaaaggtATCTTTTCTCTGCCAGCAGACACAGCATCTTCTGTG CCGGCAGAACCACCTGCCAACAACAGACCTGCGAGTGTGACAAGAGGGCTGCTCTCTGCTTTCGCGACAACCTGGGCACCTACAACCGCACATATGCCCATTACCCCAACAAGCTGTGCACCGGACCTACCCCGCCCTGCTAA